TCGCACAACTAGGCGTGGACATAGCCGATGTCTCCCAGCGACTGGAGGACGAGGGCGTGGCCGCCTTCGCCAAGTCGTTCGACGAGCTCCTGCAGCGGCTCACCGACAAGGCGAACGCCCTCAACAGCGGGCGGTAGATGACACCCGTGGCGGCGAGGAAGGGATGGACCGAATGAGCACCGAGGTCGGCGCGCGCGAGGCCGACGCCGCCAGCCGCTTGGCCGAGGGTCTGGAGGGCGCTCGGCGGGCGCCCCCGGTCGCCTTGGTCATCTTCGGGGCCTCCGGCGACCTGACCTCGCGGAAGATCCTCCCGGCCCTTGCCCGGTTGAGCCGGCGCCGGGCGCTGGGCTCGACCTTTGCCGTCGTCGGTGTGGCCCGTTCCGAGCTGAGCGACGACGACTTCCGTAGGATCGCCATCGAGTCGGTACCGGATGCAGGACCGGAGTGGAAGGCCGCGGTGGCGCGGTTTCGCTACGTTGCGGGCGACTACGGCCACCCGGACACCTTCGACAAGCTGAAGAGCGTCCTCAGCGACCTGGACGAGAACGTCGGTACCGCAGGGAACCGCATCTACTACCTGGCCACCATCCCGGCCGTCTTCAGCGAGGTGGCCGGGGCGCTCCGCAAGCACGGACTGAACCGGCCGGCCGGCCCGGGCTCTTTCGTCCGTCTGGTGGTCGAGAAGCCGTTCGGACGCGACCTGGCGTCGGCCACCAAGCTCGACCAGGCGATACACAGATCCTTCAGGGAGGAGCAGGTCTACCGGATCGACCACTACATGGGGAAGGAGACAGTCCAGAACGTCCTTGCCCTGCGCTTCGCCAACGCCATCTACGAGCCGATCTGGAACCGGCGGTACGTCGACCACCTGCAGATCACGGTGGCGGAGAGCTTGGGTGTGGGGCACCGCGGTGGCTTCTACGAGACGGCCGGGGCCCTGCGCGACATCGTGCAGAACCACGTCATGCAGGTGATGGCTCTGACGCTCATGGAGCCGCCCGTGCGGATCGACGGTCAGGGCATCAGGGACGAGAAGGTGAAGGCGCTGCGGGCCGTCGTGATCCCCACCCCCGAGATCGTGGCCACCGACGTGGTCCGCGCCCAGTACGAGGAAGGCTGGGTCGAGGGCGAGAAGGTCGTCGGGTACCGCCAGGAGGAGGGTGTCGATCCGCACAGCACCACGGAGACGTACGTGGCCATGCGCCTCAACGTCGACAACTGGCGCTGGGCGGGCGTCCCGGTCTACGTGCGCACGGGCAAGCGCTTGCCCAAGCGGGTCACCGAGGTGGCCATGCAGTTCCACACGGTGCCGCACCTGTCCTTCGAGGGTCACCTGGCCGAGGGCCTGGAGCCCAACTCTCTCGTCATGCGGATTCAACCCGACGAGGGGATCACCCTGCGTTTCGGGGCCATGGTGCCGGGACAGACGTTTCGGGTACGGACGGTGTCCATGGACTTCTCCTACGGCGCCGCCTTCCTCGAAGAGACGCCCGAGGCGTACGAGCGCCTCCTCCTGGACGCCATGGTGGGCGACCCGACGCTCTTCATCCGTGCCGACGAAGTCGATCAGGCCTGGCGTATCGTCGACCCGATCTTGGAGTCCTGGGCCCGTGGCAACCCTCCGCTGTCGAGCTACGAGGCCGGAACGTGGGGACCCAAGGAAGCAGACCTGCTGCTCGAGCGCGACCAGAGACGGTGGCGGACTCCGTAGCGCCCCAGGCGGCAGGGGCCGTGTCGCAGCCGAGCGAGCCGACGCCGATGGCCTCGTGGTCCGGCCGAGGCGTCGGCATCGGTCAGGTCGACGACGCCCTGCTCGACCTGCGACGTGGTGAGGAACGCGCCGCGACCCGCATCAGCACGATCAACCTCGTCGTCGTCGCCGAAGACGACGCGGACGCAGCACGTGCCCGCAACGCCATGCGGCAGCTCGGCGGACGCAACCCGGGCCGCACCGTCATCCTCATGCCGGACTCCGCAGCGGATCCGCATGTCGATGCGCAGGTCCGCCTCTACCACGCCACGGTGGACGCCTGTCCGGTCTGGTGGGAGGAGGTCCAGATCAAGGTGGGGGGACCGGCTGGCGACCACCTCGACTCGCTGGTCGAGCCCCTGACCCTCGGGGACCTGCCCGTCACCGTCTGGTACCCGTCCGCCGTCCCTGATCCCGCCGAACCGCTCGTCGGCGCCGCGGACGTCGTCGTGGTCGAATCTCCGCCCCAGCCGGGCGAGGGCGGCCCGACGGCAGGCGATACCGCCGACGGGCCCGTCGCCGATGTCTTCTCGCGACTGCTCGAGCTCGCCCAACGCCGACCGTTGATCGATCTGTCGTGGATCCGACTGACGCCGTGGCGGCGACTGCTTGTGACCCTCTTCGACGCCGGCGACTTCAGGCACTTTGCCGGCGTGGTGGACAGGGCCGAGGTCGCCGCCCGGCCCGGCTCGGCCATGCTGCTGGCCGGCTGGCTGGAGGATCGGCTCGAGCTGCCCGCCTCGTCCGTCTCCCGTCGATCGGCGAGCGATGCGACCATCACGCTCGTCGCCTCTGGCGGCGGCGGCATCGGGCGCTTCAGCGTCGCCAGGGAGGAGGACGACGGCTTCCTGACGGCCGTGGCCGAGATCGAGGGTGGCCCCCGGCGCCAGGATGCCGTGACGCTTCCCGAGGACCCGCTCGCGGCCGCCTTGGCCGAGGCGCTGACCTGCGTCAGGCATGATCGGATCTACGAGATGGCGATCGGGGCGGCGTTGGGCACGCACCGATGAACGGCGAGCTGGTGGTGGTCGATGACGTCCCCGGAGCATTCGCGGAACGCGTGATCGACGCGTTCGAGCACCGTGCTGGTGAATCGTTCGCCATGGCCCTGTCGGGCGGAGAGACGGCGCGGCAGTGCTACGAGCGGCTGGCGATCGACGGAGCCCAGCGCATCGACTGGTGGGCCGTCGACATCTATTGGGGCGACGAGCGTTGCGTCCCCCCGGACAGTCCCGACTCGAACGAGCGGCTGGTCAGGGAGGCGCTCCTCGAGCGGGTGGGGGCCGCCAATGCCGTGTACCCCATGCGCTGCGAGGAGGGCCCCGATCCCTACCAGCTCCGGGTGGGCGAAGTCGGGCGGTTCGACGTGACGCATCTGGGATTGGGCCCCGACGGCCACACCGCCTCGCTCTTCCCCGGCTCCCCTGCGCTCGACGCCGACCCGGGCCGCCTCGTCTGCGTGAACTCCGACCCCAGCTCGCGCAATCCCTATCCCCGGATGACCCTCACCCTCTCGGGCATCGCCCGCTCACGGCTGGTGCTGTTCACGGTGGCGGGCGAGTCCAAGCGGGAGGCGCTCCAGGCGGTGGTCGACGGCGCGGACCTGCCGGCGGCGCGGGTCACTGCCGAGCGGGTGGTCTGGCTCGTGGACCGGGAGGCGGCGCCGCGCCTCTAAGGTGACGCCTATGCGAACGGACCTGGTGGCCGCGCCGCTCGAGGAGGTGCTGGCGGCCGCTGGCCGGCGACGCGACGGCGCCCATGGCCACCGGG
Above is a genomic segment from Acidimicrobiales bacterium containing:
- the pgl gene encoding 6-phosphogluconolactonase; translated protein: MNGELVVVDDVPGAFAERVIDAFEHRAGESFAMALSGGETARQCYERLAIDGAQRIDWWAVDIYWGDERCVPPDSPDSNERLVREALLERVGAANAVYPMRCEEGPDPYQLRVGEVGRFDVTHLGLGPDGHTASLFPGSPALDADPGRLVCVNSDPSSRNPYPRMTLTLSGIARSRLVLFTVAGESKREALQAVVDGADLPAARVTAERVVWLVDREAAPRL
- the zwf gene encoding glucose-6-phosphate dehydrogenase, which encodes MSTEVGAREADAASRLAEGLEGARRAPPVALVIFGASGDLTSRKILPALARLSRRRALGSTFAVVGVARSELSDDDFRRIAIESVPDAGPEWKAAVARFRYVAGDYGHPDTFDKLKSVLSDLDENVGTAGNRIYYLATIPAVFSEVAGALRKHGLNRPAGPGSFVRLVVEKPFGRDLASATKLDQAIHRSFREEQVYRIDHYMGKETVQNVLALRFANAIYEPIWNRRYVDHLQITVAESLGVGHRGGFYETAGALRDIVQNHVMQVMALTLMEPPVRIDGQGIRDEKVKALRAVVIPTPEIVATDVVRAQYEEGWVEGEKVVGYRQEEGVDPHSTTETYVAMRLNVDNWRWAGVPVYVRTGKRLPKRVTEVAMQFHTVPHLSFEGHLAEGLEPNSLVMRIQPDEGITLRFGAMVPGQTFRVRTVSMDFSYGAAFLEETPEAYERLLLDAMVGDPTLFIRADEVDQAWRIVDPILESWARGNPPLSSYEAGTWGPKEADLLLERDQRRWRTP
- a CDS encoding glucose-6-phosphate dehydrogenase assembly protein OpcA; amino-acid sequence: MASWSGRGVGIGQVDDALLDLRRGEERAATRISTINLVVVAEDDADAARARNAMRQLGGRNPGRTVILMPDSAADPHVDAQVRLYHATVDACPVWWEEVQIKVGGPAGDHLDSLVEPLTLGDLPVTVWYPSAVPDPAEPLVGAADVVVVESPPQPGEGGPTAGDTADGPVADVFSRLLELAQRRPLIDLSWIRLTPWRRLLVTLFDAGDFRHFAGVVDRAEVAARPGSAMLLAGWLEDRLELPASSVSRRSASDATITLVASGGGGIGRFSVAREEDDGFLTAVAEIEGGPRRQDAVTLPEDPLAAALAEALTCVRHDRIYEMAIGAALGTHR